CGGTTCGGAGGATGTCGACGGCATCACGCGCGTCACGGGATACTTCACGCGCACTTCGTCGTGGAACGCCGGAAAACGCGGCGAACTTAAAGACCGCGCGCGCCGTCCTGTCGAAATGCCCGCGTAAGAGATGGAAAAGACAGCGGATACGAGGGCGGGGGGATATCTCCCCGCCTCTTTTTTAGACTGGGAGGGCCATGTCGCGGCGGTGATCTTCACCTGCGGCTGCAACTTCCGCTGCCCCTGGTGCCATAACGGAGAACTGGTGACGGCGCGCGCCGGCGAGCTGTCTATTGAAAAGATAATCTTCGACATAAAGCGGCGCGCGAAATTCCTTGACGGAGTCGTCATAAGCGGTGGAGAGCCGACGCTGTGGCCGGGGCTGCGCCCGCTCTTGGAGGAGCTCAAAGCGCTGGGGTTATCCGTCAAACTCGACACTAACGGGACGAACCCGGAGCTGCTGCGTGGCCTTATCCGGGATGGGCTGGTGGAACACGTCGCGATGGATGTCAAAGCGCCGCTTGACGCCGAGTCATACGCGAAGCTCACGGGAGTGCCGGTCGACATCGCGAAGATAACGGAATCTGTCGGGATAATAAAGGAGTCCGCCGCCTCATATGAGTTCCGCACGACCTTCGTGCCGGCGCTCCACGGTCCCGACGACATGCCGGCGATACGCGCCCAGCTCGGCGACGACCGGCATTGGGTGGTGCAGTGTTTTAAGCCGTCGGGATGCCTCGACGGGAAATTCCTTGAAAAAGAGGCTGCCGACCCCGAAAAATTAAAAAAAATATTGCCTGGAGTCAGAATTCGCGGCTGATATTTGATTAATTTTACGATATAATGCATTCAGTGTTCATTTCAACAAAGTCATAAAGAAGAGGTGTAGTGGAATGAAGTTAACCAAGAGTGTGGCAGTGGCTTTTTCATTGGTGCTCGTCATGGCCGGAATGGCGATGGCGGCGGAGACGGTGAAGATAGGAGTATATCTTCCCATTACGGGCGGAAACGCCATCGGCGGCCAGCTTGAACTTGACGGAGTCAAACTCGCTCACCAGCAGTACCCGACTGTGGACGGCAAAAAGATCGAACTTGTCGTCGTCGACAACAAGAGCGACAAGGTCGAATCGGCGAACGCCGTAAAGCGTCTGATCGAGAAGGATAAGGTGAGGGCGATAATCGGAACCTACGGCTCGTCGCTCGCGATGGCCGGCGGCGAAGTGGCGGAGAAGGCCGGAATCCCGATGGTCGGCACCTCCTGCACGAACCCGCTCGTAACGCAGGGCAAGAAGTACGTCTTCCGCGTCTGCTTCATCGACCCCTTCCAGGGCGCCGGCGCCGCGGACTACGCGCTTAAGGAGCTGAAGGCGAAGAGCGCCGCGATGCTCATCGAAGTCACCGAAGACTACAGCGTAGGCCTCGGCAACTTCTTCAAGCAGAACTTCACGAAGAACGGCGGCAAGATCGTCTCCGTGATGAACTACCAGAAGGGCGACCAGGACTTCACGGCTCAGCTGACTGAGATCATCAGCAAGAAGCCCGACGTCCTCTACATCCCCGCCAACTTCGCGGAGGGCGCGATCATCATGCGCCAGGCGCGCGAGCTCGGCGCGAAGTTCAGCATCCTCGGCGGCGACGCGATGGACAACCCCGAGATGGTCAAGATCGGCGGAGATTCGGTCGAGGGCTTCAGCTACACGACATTCGCCTATTCGCCCAACATGGCAGAGAAACTTATGAGCCCCATCCAGAAGCAGTTCACGGCGCAGTGGCGGAAGGCATTCCCCGGCAAAGACCCAGCGGCCCTCACCGGATGCGGCTATGACGCCTACCTGCTCATCTACAACGCGATCAAGAGCGCGAAGAGCACCGATCCCGCGAAGATCACCGCGGCCATCGCCTCAACTAAGGATATGCCCGGCGTAACGGGAACGACGACGATCAACAAGACGCATGACGCCGAGAAGTCTGTCGGCATCATCAAGATCGAAAAGGGCAAGCAGGTCTTCCACGCGATCGTCAACCCTAAATAGACAGTTGATCAGCGGCGCAGGCGCGCGGCCCGCGTCGCGACTTGATTCGGACTGCCGCGTGGTAAACATTTCCGCACGCTTGGCAGCAAAAGATATTATGGCCGCGTCCGCCCTTTAAAGGGCGGACGGCGGCCCTCGCGGTCCCGAATCAAGCCGCTTGGTGGTTTGCGCCTCTGCGCCGCCGCTCTGCTCCGGCTTTTCTGAAATCCAAAATAAAAAATGCCTTTCTGACAACGGGAGGATAAGTAAGAGGGGAAAAACATGACTTCTGACATGATGGTCCAGCATTTCTTCAACGCGCTTATGCTGGGCAGCCTTTACGGCCTTATCGCCATCGGCTATACGATGGTCTACGGCATCCTGCGGCTCATAAATTTCGCCCACGGCGACATCTTTATGATCAGCACCTATTTCGTCTTTCTTGCCATCACTGTGATGCATCTGCCGTGGATACCGGCGGTGCTGCTCTCGATCCTCGCCACCGCGGTCTTCGGCGTTATGATCGACCGCGTCGCCTACCAGCCGCTGCGCAACGCCCCGCGCATATCGGCCCTTATATCGGCGATCGGCGTCTCATTTTTCATTGAAAACCTCTGCCTCGTCATCTTCACGGGTGTCCCGAAGCCGATGCCGCGCTTCGAGCCGCTCGTCCGGGTCATGACGCTTGGCAACGTCCGCATTTTGCCGCTCGCCATATTCGTCCCGATAATCTCCTTCGTCCTGGTGGGCGCCCTGCTCTGGATGCTCTACCGCACAAAACCGGGGCTGGCGATGCGCGCGATCTCGCGCGACATAGAGACCACGCGTCTCATGGGCGTCAAGGTGGACCGCATCATCGCGCTGACCTTCGCCATCGGTTCGGCGCTCGCGGCCTGCGCCGGCATCATGTGGGCGCTGCGTTATCCTCAGATACATCCGTTCATGGGAATATTTCCCGGCCTCAAGGCATTTATCGCGGCGGTCCTCGGCGGCATCGGCTCCGTGCAGGGGGCGATGATCGGCGGCCTGCTGCTGGGATTCATGGAGATCATGCTCGTCGCCTTTTTCCCGGCGCTCTCCGGCTACCGCGACGCTTTCGCCTTCGTCCTGCTCATACTGATACTCTTCTACAAACCGACCGGCCTGATGGGTGAGAAGCTGGAGGATAAGATATGATGAAAAATTCGACCAAACTTACGCTCAACGTCATCTGCCTCGGACTCCTCGCCCTCTTCCTCTGGTGGGCGCAGGACAGCCTCGACGGCTACAAGATCCAGGTGCTGAACCTGATCGCCGTCAACGCGATCCTCGCGATCAGCCTCAACCTCATCTACGGCTTTACCGGCATGTTCTCCCTCGCCCACGCGGGCTTCATGGCGATCGGCGCCTACGTGACGGCGATCCTCATCCTGCCGGCGGCGCAGAAGGAGATGATGTACATCCTCGAACCGATGATGTGGCCCTTCTCCGTGATGCACGCCCCCTTCTTCATCGCCGTCGTCGCCGGCGGACTCGTCGCGGCCCTCGTCGGCCTGCTGATGGCGCTTCCCTGTCTCAAGCTCGGCGGCGACTATCTCGGCATCGCGACGCTCGGCTTCGGCGAGATAATCCGCGTCCTCTTCACGAACATGACGCCGGTCACAAACGGCGCGCTGGGGCTGAAAGGCATCCCGGCCTACGCCAACCTCGGCTGGAACTATTTCTGGTGCGTACTGACCTTTTATGTGATCGTCAAGCTGCTGTCGAGCAACTTCGGCAACACCCTGCGCGCCGTGCGCGACGACGAGGTCGCGGCGAAGGCGATGGGCATAAATACCTTCCGCACCAAGACGATATCCTTTGTCATCGGCGCTTTCTTCGCCGGTGTCGGCGGCGCTCTGATGGGCAGCCTCATCACCACGATAGACCCGAAGATGTTCAACTTCCAGCTCACCTTCAACATCCTGATGTTCGTCGTCGTCGGCGGCCTCGGCTCGATAACCGGCTCGCTCATAGGCACGGTGGTCATCACCGTGCTGCTTGAGTGGCTGCGTTTCGTCGAGGACTCAATAACGATCTTCTCGTGGGAGTTTGCGGGGGTCCCCGGTATGCGAATGCTGATCTTCTCGCTGCTTTTGCTCTTCATCATCCTCTACCGCCGCGAGGGAATAATCGGAGGCTACGAATTCAGCTGGGACAGCGCCGCGCGCTTAGCGAAGCGTATCTTCCGGGGAAAGGGGGCGCGCGCCAATGGCTGATACGATACTGAAGACTGAGGACGTCATGATAAAATTCGGCGGCCTCACCGCCGTCAGCGGCTTCACCATAGAGGTCGAGCGCGGCTCGATAACGAGCCTCATCGGTCCGAACGGCGCGGGAAAGACCACCTGCTTCAATATAATCACCGGTTTTTACAAGCCGACGTCGGGGCGCGTCATCTTTGACGGCTGCGACATCACGCCGCTGGAGCCGCACATCGTCTGCAAGAGCGGCGTCGCGCGCACCTTTCAGAACATCCGCCTCTTTACCGGCGGCACCGTGCTGCAAAACGTCATGACCGCCTGCTGGGTGCGCCAGCGGGCTCCGTGGTGGAGCGCGCCGCTCTATCTGCCGCTCTTCCTCCGCGAAGAGCGCGAGATACGCGGGCGTTCGATGGAGCTGCTCGAGGCGGTGGGGCTGGACAAGCTCGCGGGCGAGGTCGCCACGGGACTGCCCTACGGCGCGCAGCGTCGTCTGGAGATAGCGCGCGCCCTCGCGACGAACCCGAAGCTGCTGCTCCTCGACGAACCTGCCGCGGGCATGAACCCGCAGGAAAGCCAGGATCTGATGGACTTTATCAGAAGCATCCGCGATAAATTCGACGTTACGATATTGATGATCGAGCACGACATGAAGGTCGTCATGGGCGTCTCCGAATGGATACGCGTGCTTGACTACGGACAGCTCATCGCCGAGGGCACTCCGGCGGATATCCGCTCAAACCCGAAGGTCATCGAGGCATATCTCGGCAAAGACGCGGCCCGCGCCGGAGAAAGCCCCGCCCGCAGGGCGGCCTCCGGCGGGCGTCCGTGCGAGGGGGAGGAATCTGACCATGCTTAAGGTCGAAAATCTTTCGGTAAATTACGGCGGCATACAGGCGCTGCGCGGAATATCCCTTGACGTGCCGATCGGGAAAATAGTCACCCTTATCGGCGCGAACGGCGCGGGCAAGAGCAGCACGCTGCGCGCGATCGCCGGCCTTGTGAGAAACAAGAGCGGCAGCGTCACCTGGAAAGAAAAACACCTGATGGGACTCCAGCCGGAGCACGTCCTCGAGCGCGGCATCGCCCTCTGCCCCGAGGGACGCCGGATATTCCCGCACCTCACGGTGCTTGAGAACCTCAAGCTCGGCGGCTACAGCTGCAAGAATAAAGACGAGGAAGCTGCGGGCATAGAACGCGCCTTCACGCTCTTCCCGCGCCTGCGCGAACGCTCATGGCAGAAGGGAGGCACCCTCTCCGGCGGCGAACAGCAGATGCTGGCCGTCGGGCGCGCGCTGATGAGCGACCCGGAACTGATAATGTTCGACGAACCGTCGATGGGACTCGCGCCGATCCTTGTCGAAGAGGTCTTCAACATCATCGAACAGATAAACAAGGAGGGCAAAACGGTCCTGCTCGTCGAGCAAAACGCCTTTGCCGCGCTCAAGATCGCCGATTACGCCTACGTTCTGGAAGTCGGCGAGATCACCCTTCAGGGGCCGGGAGATGAACTCCTGAGAGATCCGCGCGTCGTCAGCGCCTACCTCGGAGGGTAAAAAAACGGATAATTTTTTATGAAACGAGCCTCCGCCATCGTCAGGCGGAGGCTCATTTGCAATATATGCCGCCGCAGGGCGAAATCAGCCGGCGCGGGCTATCCTACCAGAGGGCGATCCTCTTCTCCGGCGCGAGGTACATGCCGTCCCCGGGCTTCACATCGAAGGCGGCGTAGAATTCCGGCATCTGCTGGACGTTTACATTCGTGCGCAGATAAGAAAGCGGGTGGATGTCCATTTTTAGATAGTATTCCTCCGCCTCCTTGGTCTTGCGGCTACGCCACAGCCGGGCGTAGGCCTTGAAAAATTTCGCGAAATCGAATCCCGGCACTTCGCGGCCGATCGCCGTCACGCAAGAGATGCCGCCGAGGTCGGCGATCGCCTCGCTGATCACCAGTTCGCCGTCGGCCTTCACGCCGGGCAGCACCTCGATCGTCGAGAAGTAGTCGCTGATTTTCTTTGCGCGTTCGTCAAAGGCTTCGCGGTCCGCCTCCGTCCACCAATTGACGAAGTTGCCCTTCTCATCGTACTGCGAGCCGTTTGTGTCGAAGGCGTGCGTTATCTCGTGCCCGATCACCATGCCGATAGCTCCGAGCAATTCCTCCTCGCCTCCGGCGGGCGAATAGAAGACGCCGCCAAGAATGCCGGCGGGGATGTTGATCGAGTTGTCAGAGCCTGAATAGTAGGCGTTGACCGTTTGCGGCGTGACGTCCCACTTGCTCCTGTCCACCTTCGTGTTCACCAGCTTGATGTCGCGCAGGCGCTTGAAGTCGGCAATGGCGGCGACGGCTTCCACGAGATTGCCGCCCTCTTTCGTATCCTTAAAGTCCAACGCTGAAAAATCCTCCCACTTGTCAGGGTGGGAGACGCGCACCGTAAGATTGTCGAGCTTGATCACAGCCTTGTTTCGCGTGCTCTCCGTCAGCCAGCTCTCGCCGTGCAGCATGTTCCGGTAGTACCCGACCACCTTCGCAATAAACCCTTCTATCCGGGCCTTCGTCTTGGGGTCGGCGTATCTTTCTGCGTATAACCTGCCGAGCGGTTCTCCGAGATAGGCCGAAACCATTCCGTAGGCGTACTTTTCGTCGGGGACCGCGCCGCTGCTGCCCATTATGGCGTTTCCGCGTTCCACGGACCAGCCGCGCGTCTCGCGGTCCAGCAGGTTTGCTGTTGAAAACAGCGTACTGATGATGAGGTAGCTCTTTATATCCTCAAGATTCTCCGGGCGGTAGAGGTCGTTCAGGGAAGCTAGCCATTTCGGCTGCATGAGGACGAACTCGCGGCTGCCGCCGGAGCCCAGCGAATCGACCGCCGCGGTGAGCGGGAACCTTGTCGAAGCCTTGGCGAGCTCTTCCTTCGTGCGCACGTTGTAGAGGGCGGCCTGCGCCGCGGGCGAATAGAGCTCCTTCCGCCCCATCGCCTGCGCGGCCAGCTTTTTTTCGACGCGGAAGAGGCCGTCGTTCATCGCCTCGGCGCGGGCCTTGTCGTAGCCGGCCTTTTGCAGCAGCTTGACGATAAAAATATCGTTCGCCGCTTTGCGGCGTTTGGCCGAATCGCTGAGCTCCTTCGCGCGGTACTCGTCGGCATCCATCAGCAGCAGCCCCGTCGGGGCGATCGCCACCGTATTATTAGTAGCGTCTTTGTTGTCGGGCGTTACGCAGATGTCGAAGAGTACGGAGCCGAAGTGGGGATCGCGGACGTCGGTCAGGTAGGAAGTCAGCCCGTCCAGGTCACGGATCGCCTCGATGCGTTTGATATACGGCAGCACCGGCTCCATCCCGAGGCGGCCGCGGCTCTTCCAGTCGCGCAGCATGCCGTGGAACTTCTGCACCAGCGCCGCCTCGTGGCTTTTCAGAGAACGGTCCCTTAGCAGTTTCTTTCCCTGCGTCTCCACCTCGTCCTCTCTCTCTGAAAAGGAGCCGACGAGCATTTCTCCCTTTTGTATCTTAGCCGTTGAGAGCCATTCGTAGTTCACCGCGCGGTGAAAGTCGTCGCGGTATGAGGGCGCCTTAGCGCCGGCGGGGAAATCGGCGATGTCCGAATTGACCCATGCCGCCTCCGCGCTGCCGGCAACGCAAAAAAACGCGGCTGCAAACAGCAGTGCGCACTTAAACGCGCCGGTCCATGATTTGATCATTTATCCTACCTCCATCGTGCCTACTCTCACCATCCGCGCCGCCGACAACAGGCGCGATTCACGGAGAGGCTGCCGATATTGTAGCATAACTGCAAATACGGACCGGCGTGTCCTTCTATGGATATAACCCATGCCTTTTCACGAAAGATAATGTCATTCCTCTGACGGCATGGGTTATTTTGTTTGGTATAGATATATTGCGTTGTTCTTTAAACTTTTTCTCCGGCTGTTTTTACAGGAATTTATCCCTGACCTCTTTAAGCAGGACGCCGCCGTCGATGAACTCGTAGGCCTTGCGGATGTCGGGCGAGAGCGGCCGGTCGCTTTCGTAGAGTTTGAGTTCTTTACGGAACTCGCTGAAGGCGATTTTCGTGCCTCTGCCCAGCTCAAGCTCCTGCCCGCGCTTGCGCAGCTCCACCGCCTGGCAGGCGTGCATCATCTCCATGCCGTAGATGTACTTCATGTTGTCGATCGCTTTTCTCAGCTTTTGTACGACGAGCGGCGTGTTGTTGGCGTGGTCCTCGATCGCGCCCGCCAGCGCCATGTAGTCCACGGAGCAGGGGTTGGAGAGCAGACGGATCTCTGTGTCCATCATCGTGAAGGTCTTCTGGATGGTGCCGAAGCAGTGCGAGGCCCCGCCGTCATGGCTGAGGAAGCGCGGCAGTCCGGTAAGTTCGGGATTCGCGAGCTTGATCATGCGGTAGCAGGAGGCGCGCGATACGTGCGAGAGGACGATGGCCAGCAGTTCAAAGGCGGTGCTGAGCGAAGTCACCTCGAAGTTGGAGACGGAGATCATGCGCCTTTCCTCCGTGAGGACGCAGGGGTTGTCGTCGGTGCTGTTTATCTGTGTCAGCAGCGCCTCCTCCGCGTAGCGGACCGCGTCGCGCAGCGTGCCGTTTATATGCGCCGCGCCGCGGTAGCAGAGCGGGTCCTGGAGCGGCCGCCGCGGGTCGGGCTGATAGATGTAGCTGCCCTCGAGGTATTTGCGGATGCGTTCCGCGCTGTACTGCTGTCCCCTGTATTTGCGGGCCGCCAGAGCCGATGGGTCAAGCGGCGAGGTGTTTCCGTTCAAGCCTTCGAGCGCGAGGGCGGATACTATCTCGCCCGTGTCCGCGAGGTCTTTCAGCTCTTTGAGCGCCAGCGCCGCCTGCCCCGCGGAGAAGGAGTTGCTGCATACGATCGCCAGTCCGTCCTTCGGCCCGAGCTTTACCGGCTCGAGCCCCGCCAGTTTGTGGGCCTCAGCGGAAGAAATGCGGCGTCCCTTATAGTTGACGTCGCCCTCGCCGATCATCGCGAGCCCGATGTGTGAGAGCAGCGTGATGTCCGCTTCGCCGACGGAGCCCCTTTCGGGGATGACGGGATGGATGCCCGCGTTGAGAAATTCCGCGTAACGGCGCGCGATCGCGGGCTGTATCCCGGTGTTTCCCTGAAGCAGGCAATTCAGCCTGACGGCCATCACCGCGCGCACCTCGGCTTCTGAAGCCTCGGGCGCGATACCCAGAGAATGGGAATAGATGAGTTTGCGGTTGAAGTCGTCTATCTGGTCGGCCTCGATTTTGCGGTCTTTGTTCCAGCCGACGCCCCTGTTGAAGCCGTAGACCGGCGTTTCGTCGCGGGCAAGGTCATAGACGAGCGTTCTTGCCGCTTCGAGTTTTGCCTCGGCCTCGCGGCTTATCTCCGCCCGGGCCCCTTCGACCGCGATCGCCCAGACCTTTTCCACTGTCAGATCGTTGCCTGTGAGTATAATTTCCATTGTAATACGCCTCCGATTTTTATTGTTTTGTTATTTCATTAATAGAGAAGATGTTGTGTCTATGAAGCCGTGCCGGGCGCTCCCGCGCGCCGCGAGATGATTTTTTCAAAGACGTCCGCGGCCGCGCCTCTGATCGCATGGCGCTTGTAGGGCTGCGAGGCGCGCCCCGGGATAGCCTCGTCCACCTCGCGCGCGAGGGCCGCGGCAAGCCGTGCTGATGCCGCCTCGTCGGGATAGTTTCCTGCTATCGCCGTCATCGCCTCTCTCGCAAAGATCGGGGCCTTTGCCAGCGCTCCGAGCGTGACGGTGGGAGAGGCTATCCGCCCGTCCGCGTCAAAATTCGCTGACATGGCGATGCTGAGCCTGGCGATCGTGACCTCCGTGCGCGAGCCCAGTTTGACGAAGGCGCTGGCACTGCCGGCGGGCGGCAGCGGCAGCAAAACGGAGACGATGACCTGGCCGCCGGAGGGCGGGAGCAGTCTGCCTTTTTCTATCATCGAGGCGAAGGGACGTTCCGTGATCTCTCCCGAGGCGTGGGCGACGCGCAGGCTCGCGCCGTAGAGCAGCAGCACGGGAAGCATATCTCCCGCCGGGGAGACGCTGCCGATGTTGCCGCCGATCGTGCCGCGGTTGCGTATCTGTTTTGAGCCGACGTGCGCCGCGGCGTCGGCAAGCGCGGGGAAGTACCGGCGCACCGCCTCCGCGGAAGCTATCTCGCCGAAGGGGACCGCCGCCCCTATCTCCAGCGCGTCTGCTTTTTTTAAGACGGCGCGCATCTCTTTAACGTCGAGCACATTCAGCAGCAAGTCGGGGCGCGCGCGGCCCTCTTTGATGGCGACGACGAGGTCCGTGCCCCCGGCAACGACCTTGCTTTTTTCAGTCATCCTGGGCAGCGCCGCCGTCAATTCCGCGAGGTTTGCGGGAGAGAGCATCTTCGCGGCCTTCATCGCCGTGCCTCCGCTTCCGCCGCATCGAGGACCGCGTCGACGATGGCGCTGTAGTCGCCGCAGCGGCAGATGTTGCCCGCCAGCGCCAGCCGCACCTCCGCCTCCGTGGGGCGCGGGTTTTCCATGAGCAGCGCCGAGGCCGACATCAGCATGCCGGGCGTGCAGTAGCCGCACTGGACGGCACCGTGCTTTATAAACGCCTTTTGCAGCGGCGACGGCTCTCCGTTTTGAGCCAGTCCTTCGACCGTGAGAAGGCTTTTTTTGTTTATCTGCCCCGTGAGGACGAGACAGGCGTGGACCGCTTTTTTGTCGAGAATGACGGTGCAGGCTCCGCATTCGCCCTCGCCGCAGCCCTCCTTCGTCCCTGTCAGCCCCATCTCGTCGCGCAGGAAATCGACGAGCCGTTTTGTGGGATCGACGTTCATCCTGTATTTTTTATGGTTGAGTTCAAAGCTGATCATCATCGGGAACCCCCTCCGTCGTTATCCATTTGACTATCCTCTCTGGCGTCAGCGGCAGCGCCGTTATCTCCTTGCCCAGCGCGTCGCTCACGGCGCTCGCGATGGCGGCGGTCCCCGCGATCGTGCAGACTTCGCCGATCGTCTTCGCGCCGAAGGGCCCCTCGTCGCCGCCCTCTTCGACGAGCACGACCCGTACCCGCGGCATGTCGGCGCTGTTGAGCGTGTGATAGCGGCTCAGCCGGTCGTTTTTTGGATTTCCCGCGGCGTCCACGGCGACGTCCTCGCAGAGAGCGTAGCCCGCGGCCATCTGGATGCCGCCGCGCACCTGGTTTTCCACCATCTGCCGGTTCAGCGCGAAGCCTACGTCGTTGACGGAGAGGAAGTCGGTCACCCTTACCATGCCGGTGAGGGTATCCACCTCCGCCTCCGCGAAGTTCGCGACGAAGGAGCCGGGGTTGGAGACGCCCTTCCATTCCACCGCGTCGTAGAGGGCGACGCCTTTTTCCATCAGCGCCCGGGAGGCGGCCTCGGCGTAACTCATCTTTACCTCCGGGTGTGACGCGGAGATGACGTATTCATCGCGCAGCTCAAGCTCCGTCTCCGGCAGCCCGAGCAGCGAGGCCGCGGCTTTCAGCAGCGAATCCTTCAGGGCGAGGGCGGCGCGCCGCGCGCACTCGCCGGCGATGAAGGTCGTGCGGCTGCCGTATGAGCCGAGGTCGAACTGCGTGTATTTCGTGTCGCCTTCTGTGACATATATCTTGTCGGGAGCGACGGACAATATCTCCGCGGCGATTATCTGCAGCGAGCGCACCGTGCCGCAGCCGACCTCGTGCACCGATGTCTGCAGACAGACGGAGCCGTCCTCGTTCATCTTTATCGTCATCACGGAGAGGTTGCTGGGGCGCGGATAAAAGCCGTTCTGATAGCCGCCGTAGGCGACGCCGATGCCTCGGCGCAGGCGCCCCTTCTCACGGGGGCGCTTCCGACGCTCGTCCCAGGAGAACTCTTTTGCTCCGATCGTCAGGCAGTCTTTTCCGCGGCAGTTGCCGAGGGAGAGGCCGTGCGCGATCTCACTGTCGCCGGGGTCGTAGGTGTTGCGCAGCCGCAGCTCGACGGGGTCGAGCCCCAGCCTGCGCGCGGCGGCGTTGAGGAATATCTCGAGCGGCGTGACCATCTCGGGAGCGCCCCAGCCGCGCATGCCGCCGCCGATCGGCGTGTTCGTATAGATCGCTCGTCCCTTGAAATGGAAGGAGGGAAACTTATAGCTCCTTGTCATTTTTGCCTTCATCGTATCCTCAAGGTTGACCGCGTTTCCCGCGTAAGCTCCGGCATTGGCGTCGTTGAGCACATGGCATTCCGTGATCCGCCCCTCTTTGGTGAAGCCCATTTCGATCGCCGTTTCCAGCGAGGGCCGGCAAGTGGTGGAGACGATGGCCTGCCGCCGGCTCAGATGCAGCCTCACCGGCCGTCCGCTCTGCAGCGCCGCGTAGGCGGCGTGAGGCTCGTATATAAACTCCTGTTTGCCGCCAAAGGAGCCTCCCATCGGCACCTTGACGACCCGCACCATATTGTAGGGGAGGCCGAAGAGGTCGCAGACGACGGTCCTGACGCCGTAAATACCCTGCGTCGGCGTCCATATCGTCAGCTCGCCGTTTCTATAGTCGGCCAGATAAGCGTGGGTTTCCATAGTTATATGGTTCATCTGCTGCGACGAGAGCGACGACCGGCAGCGGCCGCTCTCCGTCAGCCCCGCTTCCGTGCCGCCGCCGCAGGAGAAATCAACATTGCAGAGGATGTTGCCGCCGTCATGTACGGGGCAGGCGTCCGGAGCCGTGCTTTCGCTCATGGAGACCGCCGCCGGCAGGTCTTCGTAATCGATGACGAGCCGGCGCGCTCCCTCTTCCGCCGCCTCCCTGCTCTCGGCGAGGACGCCAGCGACGACGTCGCCGACATAGCGCGCGCGGTCCGTGTAGAGCAGCTTGTCCTCGGGCACGCCCTGCTGGAGCGGCGTCTTGCGGCAGTTGTTGTACCTCTTATGCGGAGAATTCTCGTAGGAGAATACCTCGACTACTCCCCGCAGCCGGCGCGCCGCGCGTGAATCGACGGCGCGTATCCTCGCGTGCGGGTGCGTGCTGCACGCCAGCTCCAGATAGAGCATCCCCGGCAGTCTGATGTCCGAGGCATATATCATCTCGCCGGTCGTCTTATAGACGGCGTCGTTGATAGGATATGATCTGCCCGCGTAGCTGTAATTTTCTTTCAAGGAAATCCCTCCCGAAGAATCAGTCTGAAAGAGCGACCGTTCCCTTATCCGCGTCGAGCCTGCATAAGACGCCGTCGGCGGCGTTTTCATAAAATTCTCCCGGCAGCCGGTCGACAAGCGGGATCTTCATCAGAATGGCGCAGGTGACGAGGATCGTGTCTGCGTACTCGACGATCATTCCCCCCGGGCTCTTTCCGTTCAGCATCAGCTGATAAAGGCCGTCGAGCTGCACCGAGGAGCTGCCCTTGCCTCCGGGGAAGACGAGGATCTTACCCGAGACGTCGACGCCGTTGAGTGAGTGCCCGTCTTCAATGATCCGTCCCGTCTTCGGGTCGCACATGTAAAAGCAGATGTCGTCGGCCGAAATTAAAAGCTCACCGCCGGCCGCTCCCGCGGCGATCCCGCGGCAGCCGTATTCTTTATCCGGCATTGCATTCAGCCTCCTTCCCGAGAGCCGCGTCAAGACAGCGCGCGAGCGGCATCACG
The window above is part of the Cloacibacillus evryensis DSM 19522 genome. Proteins encoded here:
- a CDS encoding ABC transporter ATP-binding protein — translated: MADTILKTEDVMIKFGGLTAVSGFTIEVERGSITSLIGPNGAGKTTCFNIITGFYKPTSGRVIFDGCDITPLEPHIVCKSGVARTFQNIRLFTGGTVLQNVMTACWVRQRAPWWSAPLYLPLFLREEREIRGRSMELLEAVGLDKLAGEVATGLPYGAQRRLEIARALATNPKLLLLDEPAAGMNPQESQDLMDFIRSIRDKFDVTILMIEHDMKVVMGVSEWIRVLDYGQLIAEGTPADIRSNPKVIEAYLGKDAARAGESPARRAASGGRPCEGEESDHA
- a CDS encoding anaerobic ribonucleoside-triphosphate reductase activating protein produces the protein MEKTADTRAGGYLPASFLDWEGHVAAVIFTCGCNFRCPWCHNGELVTARAGELSIEKIIFDIKRRAKFLDGVVISGGEPTLWPGLRPLLEELKALGLSVKLDTNGTNPELLRGLIRDGLVEHVAMDVKAPLDAESYAKLTGVPVDIAKITESVGIIKESAASYEFRTTFVPALHGPDDMPAIRAQLGDDRHWVVQCFKPSGCLDGKFLEKEAADPEKLKKILPGVRIRG
- a CDS encoding ABC transporter substrate-binding protein, yielding MKLTKSVAVAFSLVLVMAGMAMAAETVKIGVYLPITGGNAIGGQLELDGVKLAHQQYPTVDGKKIELVVVDNKSDKVESANAVKRLIEKDKVRAIIGTYGSSLAMAGGEVAEKAGIPMVGTSCTNPLVTQGKKYVFRVCFIDPFQGAGAADYALKELKAKSAAMLIEVTEDYSVGLGNFFKQNFTKNGGKIVSVMNYQKGDQDFTAQLTEIISKKPDVLYIPANFAEGAIIMRQARELGAKFSILGGDAMDNPEMVKIGGDSVEGFSYTTFAYSPNMAEKLMSPIQKQFTAQWRKAFPGKDPAALTGCGYDAYLLIYNAIKSAKSTDPAKITAAIASTKDMPGVTGTTTINKTHDAEKSVGIIKIEKGKQVFHAIVNPK
- a CDS encoding branched-chain amino acid ABC transporter permease encodes the protein MTSDMMVQHFFNALMLGSLYGLIAIGYTMVYGILRLINFAHGDIFMISTYFVFLAITVMHLPWIPAVLLSILATAVFGVMIDRVAYQPLRNAPRISALISAIGVSFFIENLCLVIFTGVPKPMPRFEPLVRVMTLGNVRILPLAIFVPIISFVLVGALLWMLYRTKPGLAMRAISRDIETTRLMGVKVDRIIALTFAIGSALAACAGIMWALRYPQIHPFMGIFPGLKAFIAAVLGGIGSVQGAMIGGLLLGFMEIMLVAFFPALSGYRDAFAFVLLILILFYKPTGLMGEKLEDKI
- a CDS encoding branched-chain amino acid ABC transporter permease, which translates into the protein MMKNSTKLTLNVICLGLLALFLWWAQDSLDGYKIQVLNLIAVNAILAISLNLIYGFTGMFSLAHAGFMAIGAYVTAILILPAAQKEMMYILEPMMWPFSVMHAPFFIAVVAGGLVAALVGLLMALPCLKLGGDYLGIATLGFGEIIRVLFTNMTPVTNGALGLKGIPAYANLGWNYFWCVLTFYVIVKLLSSNFGNTLRAVRDDEVAAKAMGINTFRTKTISFVIGAFFAGVGGALMGSLITTIDPKMFNFQLTFNILMFVVVGGLGSITGSLIGTVVITVLLEWLRFVEDSITIFSWEFAGVPGMRMLIFSLLLLFIILYRREGIIGGYEFSWDSAARLAKRIFRGKGARANG
- a CDS encoding ABC transporter ATP-binding protein; the encoded protein is MLKVENLSVNYGGIQALRGISLDVPIGKIVTLIGANGAGKSSTLRAIAGLVRNKSGSVTWKEKHLMGLQPEHVLERGIALCPEGRRIFPHLTVLENLKLGGYSCKNKDEEAAGIERAFTLFPRLRERSWQKGGTLSGGEQQMLAVGRALMSDPELIMFDEPSMGLAPILVEEVFNIIEQINKEGKTVLLVEQNAFAALKIADYAYVLEVGEITLQGPGDELLRDPRVVSAYLGG